The Polypterus senegalus isolate Bchr_013 chromosome 1, ASM1683550v1, whole genome shotgun sequence genome includes a window with the following:
- the nppc gene encoding C-type natriuretic peptide, producing the protein MNISHLVACGLLVALLTVTMEAKPLTQSQQKSLRNLLGEELSAYLTSDEQESGSENLRSRARLLRDLRLDIRAKAAWARLLNDHPNPRKSKGINKKGLSKGCFGLKLDRIGSMSGLGC; encoded by the exons ATGAACATCTCACATCTAGTGGCTTGTGGACTATTGGTGGCTCTGCTGACAGTGACCATGGAAGCAAAACCTTTAACACAGTCACAGCAGAAG TCCCTCCGAAATCTATTAGGAGAGGAATTGTCTGCGTATCTTACATCAGATGAGCAGGAGTCAGGCTCGGAAAACTTGAGGTCGAGAGCTCGCTTGCTGAGGGACCTGAGACTAGACATCCGGGCGAAGGCAGCCTGGGCTCGGCTTTTGAACGACCATCCTAACCCGAGAAAGTCTAAAGGAATCAATAAGAAAGGGTTATCCAAAGGGTGCTTTGGTCTCAAACTGGACAGAATAGGATCTATGAGTGGACTTGGATGTTAG